From Antennarius striatus isolate MH-2024 chromosome 9, ASM4005453v1, whole genome shotgun sequence, one genomic window encodes:
- the arid1aa gene encoding AT-rich interactive domain-containing protein 1A isoform X4 produces MAAQVASAATLNTNPPSELKKPDREPKEESAPGDKQSDKKQPGSDSGSPGRGEQDGADAGNAGGGGEPEMKNGNGNPPRANTSNQNDSVGSEVNNHIGLVHHHGPAFPPPSYGYSQHYGRAPFHQHGGQQSPGMAAAAGTAVQSNTMMDPYQPNSHEHGFSNHQFSSYNPFPNRTPYPGQPFAMSSPRSAQPPTAGGQPASVKQQTAAGGPAAMAGSYNNQRYSIGNPQPTSTPTLNKLLTSPSSTRTYSSYPSGDYSGPEGAGKGPSDMSSGSGLYGGSAPAWQQRSHLSSPLSPGGGGQPLARTQPPGPMDPMGKMRSQAYASGSPYSQQSQQGPPTGPQQGPTYPGQGYGPPGPQRYPAGMQGRTPGGMGGMPYAPQMGSFGQQGAGGYGSQGQPPYYGQPNQGPHPSQQQSPYSQTSQVQPGGQTPYPGQTHPLPTPATHTQGGPPYQQPLIPSQSQGPLSVPSQGAPQSQPPYSQASAPQSGQSLYAQQQGPPSQAPQQPNSQDAPGSQGQSNYPGTTQGPQQPPSQQQQAPSQPPQQPLGQSQHPQGQPAAYPQNAQQQQQQQAQQSPYQRFPPPPPQEVSQDSFQSATPPSTQPKSGPEDSQGRPSSLPDLSGSIDDLPIGAEGALSPSVNASGIRGPSPSPAGSPASAGTPRAGPLSPANIPGTQMPPRPSSVQSDGSLHPTMSQSPMAQDRGFLQRNHQMPPYSSPQSGSALSPRQASAGQMHPGMGPYQQNNSMGGYGQQGGQYGPQGYPRQPGYGSMPNSNYPGQGIGPMNPLSGQGGGPPYTGMPPGRIPPGQMGTRPYGPGMGPNLVSNMGPNMPPNMSNMPPQVGSGMCPPPGMNRKPQEPAAMQHPAANSMHNRMPGYTSMSPGMMGSGPPYGPPMNNMPGMMNTQGGSPYPMGPNLANNSGGVAPSPEVNNKMNNKVDGSVTPKPESKSKKSNSSTTTNEKITRLYELGPELDRKIWVDRYLAFIDEKAMGMSNLPAVGRKPLDLFRLYMSVKEIGGMAQVSKNKKWRDLASTLNVGTSSSAASSLKKQYIQCLYAFECKIERGEDPPPEIFTDNKKNQAAKVQPPSPASLCSTAGSGSLQGPQTPQSTSSSMAEGGDLKPPTPASTPHTQMPPMPTGPRSSVNLQDPFSEGNDPAFPRKNMTPNSAYQSGMSTPDMQGRTNYESNKDPFSNMRKVGEQFLPANQGPNSGMVDQQQQQPPPPPPQQQQQQQQQQQQQQQQQQQQPPPPFNRGQPGVMGSMPMGPRQQYPFGAGYDRRSEQGIGPEGNMGSAAPQPNPMMSANADTGMYSPNRFPPQPPRHDSYGNQYPGQGTPPTGSYPNQQPGMYPQQQQSYKRPVEGGYPPSKRHEADYCGPFQAGQQQPQQQPGGASAPPSGQQETYNQYSSSGPYPSSERRPPGPGGQFPFPFGRERMQGATGPNAQPNMPPQMIPSGPEGPQGGMWQGPRDMNYQNYSSRQGGPGGPPQGPGYPGMNRSDEMMPSEQRMNHDGQWGGQMGPRQPPYGPAGPGQPMSRSVQSSYQPPQGVQNHIPQVSSPASMPRPMESRTSPSKSPYMHGVMKMQKAGPPVPASHIVPPPVQSPLIRRDMPFPPGSIEATHPVLKPRRRLTVKDIGTPEAWRVMMSLKSGLLGESTWALDTINILLYDDNSISTFDLNTLPGLLELVVEYFRRCLIEIFGILREYEVGDPGQRTLLDPDALNQDLGSTDEEEPKAEDIEQEEEEDEEEEDQETERSPHIKEEEEQEQCSGSQDQDGKAENEERKSKVTSSEHPGSLQSLAVDERPKQASKFDKFPLKLVRKKDPFVASQSNNHGKLQEFDSGLLHWSAGGGDSTEHIQAHFEPRRDFLMRRERIPVPPLLLRRRVQEEKSQEHCLATEEEKRKHCDEEEQPKERSSPEKAEYVQKARPLLPCEEERKMVSDTKTIEKGGKTHQDNNRPILSSGGLLSQKARQTGTILEDEPHSKDEGPLIALANWQDSLARRCICISNIVRSLSFVPGNDHEMSKHPGLLLLLGRLILLHHRHPERKQAPLTYEKDEDSDEGVGQRDEWWWDCLGLLRENTLVTLANISGKLDLSIYPESICLPLLDGLLHWAVCPSAEAQDPFPTLGPHSALSPQRLVLETLSKLSIQDNNVDLILATPPFGRLEKLYGNLVRLIGDRKIAVCREMAVVLLANLAQGDSTAARAIAVQKGSVGNLLGFLEDSLAATQLQQSQSTLLHLQGMHYESTSPDMMRRAARALHALAKVEENHLEFTLHESRLLDLSVSPLMNSLVSHVICDVLFLIGQS; encoded by the exons ATGGCCGCTCAGGTCGCCAGCGCCGCCACTCTTAACACTAACCCGCCTTCCGAACTCAAAAAGCCGGATCGAGAACCCAAGGAGGAGTCGGCACCGGGGGATAAGCAGTCGGACAAGAAGCAGCCGGGCTCGGACAGCGGATCTCCGGGCCGGGGGGAGCAAGACGGTGCCGACGCTGGAAatgcagggggaggaggggagccTGAGATGAAAAACGGGAATGGGAACCCGCCCAGGGCCAACACCAGTAACCAGAACGACTCCGTGGGCTCGGAGGTAAATAACCACATCGGGTTGGTGCATCACCACGGCCCCGCTTTTCCGCCACCTTCGTACGGATACAGCCAGCACTACGGCCGGGCCCCTTTTCATCAACATGGCGGACAACAAAGCCCTGGCATGGCAGCTGCTGCGGGTACAGCCGTGCAGTCGAACACCATGATGGACCCGTATCAGCCCAACTCACACGAACATGGGTTTTCTAATCACCAGTTTAGCAGCTACAACCCGTTCCCGAACAGGACTCCGTACCCCGGCCAGCCGTTCGCCATGAGCTCCCCTCGCAGCGCTCAGCCGCCGACAGCTGGGGGGCAGCCAGCGAGCGTGAAGCAGCAGACGGCAGCGGGAGGACCCGCGGCGATGGCCGGGTCTTACAACAACCAGAGATATTCTATCGGAAACCCGCAACCGACGTCCACACCGACGCTCAACAAGCTGCTGACGTCCCCCAGCTCCACACGGACATACTCCAGCTACCCGTCCGGCGACTACAGCGGCCCGGAGGGCGCCGGGAAGGGGCCGTCTGACATGAGCAGCGGCAGCGGGCTGTACGGAGGCAGCGCCCCGGCCTGGCAACAAAGAAGCCACCTGTCTTCGCCTCTGAGCCCCGGCGGAGGCGGACAGCCGCTCGCTAGGACCCAG CCACCTGGTCCCATGGATCCAATGGGAAAAATGAGAAGTCAAGCGTACGCGTCAGGCAGTCCGTACAGTCAGCAGTCGCAGCAGGGGCCTCCTACAGGCCCACAGCAGGGGCCAACTTACCCTGGCCAGGGTTATGGACCCCCTGGTCCCCAGCGATATCCAGCAGGAATGCAAGGACGTACCCCAGGAGGCATGGGTGGCATGCCCTACGCCCCACAG atGGGGTCTTTTGGACAACAGGGAGCTGGAGGCTACGGCTCCCAGGGCCAGCCACCATATTATGGCCAGCCGAACCAGGGGCCACACCCAAGCCAACAACAGTCCCCCTACTCCCAAACTTCACAAGTACAACCGGGTGGCCAGACCCCTTACCCAGGGCAAACCCACCCTCTGCCAACTCCTGCCACACACACCCAGGGAGGACCACCTTATCAGCAGCCCCTTATACCCTCACAGTCCCAGGGGCCGCTGTCAGTGCCATCCCAAGGCGCCCCCCAGTCACAGCCACCTTATTCACAAGCCTCGGCCCCACAGAGCGGCCAGTCTCTGTATGCCCAGCAGCAGGGTCCACCCAGCCAGGCCCCACAACAGCCAAACTCCCAGGATGCCCCTGGTTCACAGGGGCAATCCAATTACCCAGGAACCACACAGGGGCCGCAACAGCCCCCCTCACAGCAACAACAGGCACCGTCGCAGCCTCCACAGCAGCCACTGGGACAGAGCCAACACCCACAGGGCCAGCCCGCAGCGTATCCCCAGAatgctcagcagcagcagcagcagcaagcaCAACAGTCACCTTATCAGCGcttccctcctccacccccgCAG GAGGTATCTCAGGACTCATTTCAGTCCGCCACCCCTCCATCCACTCAGCCTAAATCTGGCCCAGAGGATAGTCAGGGCCGTCCCTCCAGCCTTCCG GACTTGTCGGGGTCCATCGATGACCTGCCCATTGGTGCAGAGGGGGCCCTGAGTCCCAGCGTGAACGCTTCAG GCATCCGAGGGCCTTCCCCTTCCCCGGCTGGCTCCCCTGCTAGCGCCGGTACGCCGCGAGCTGGACCGCTGTCACCCGCCAACATACCAG GGACCCAAATGCCTCCCAGGCCGTCTAGTGTACAGTCAGATGGGAGTTTGCACCCTACAATGAGCCAGTCTCCAATGGCTCAGGACAGAG GCTTCTTACAGAGAAACCACCAGATGCCCCCTTACAGCTCCCCCCAGTCAGGATCTGCACTGTCACCACGTCAAGCCTCAGCTGGACAGATGCATCCTGGGATGGGTCCATATCAACAGAACAACTCCATGGGTGGCTATGGTCAGCAGGGAGGACAATATGGCCCCCAAG GTTATCCCCGACAACCTGGCTACGGCAGCATGCCTAACTCAAACTACCCCGGCCAGGGCATCGGCCCAATGAACCCCCTGAGTGGACAGGGTGGGGGGCCGCCGTACACTGGTATGCCTCCAGGGAGGATTCCTCCTGGTCAAATGGGCACACGCCCCTACGGCCCTGGTATGGGTCCCAATTTGGTCTCCAACATGGGCCCAAACATGCCTCCGAACATGAGCAATATGCCACCCCAGGTGGGTTCGGGAATGTGTCCACCCCCTGGCATGAACAGGAAGCCCCAGGAGCCTGCAGCCATGCAGCACCCGGCCGCCAACTCCATGCACAACAG GATGCCTGGTTACACCAGCATGTCTCCAGGCATGATGGGCTCCGGCCCACCTTATGGTCCTCCCATGAACAACATGCCTGGAATGATGAACACACAGGGTGGATCACCTTATCCAATGGGGCCAAACCTGGCCAATAACTCAGGGG GTGTGGCCCCCAGCCCAGAGGTGAACAATAAGATGAATAACAAAGTAGACGGCAGTGTAACACCCAAGCCAGAGTCCAAATCTAAG AAGTCCAACtcttccaccaccaccaatgAGAAGATAACACGCCTGTATGAGTTGGGGCCGGAGCTGGACCGTAAGATATGGGTCGACCGTTATTTGGCCTTCATCGATGAGAAAGCCATGGGTATGTCCAACCTGCCCGCTGTGGGACGCAAACCACTTGACCTCTTCCGGCTGTATATGTCTGTCAAAGAGATCGGAGGCATGGCACAG GTGAGCAAGAATAAGAAATGGCGTGATCTGGCCTCTACCCTGAACGTGGGAACGTCTAGCAGCGCTGCCAGTTCTTTGAAGAAGCAGTACATCCAGTGTCTTTACGCCTTTGAGTGCAAAATTGAGCGTGGCGAAGACCCCCCTCCTGAAATTTTTACAGACAACAAAAAGAACCAAGCTGCTAAGGTCCAGCCCCCCTCCCCAG CGTCCCTCTGCTCCACAGCTGGGTCAGGCTCTCTGCAGGGTCCTCAAACACCTCAGTCCACCAGCAGTTCCATGGCTGAGGGAGGAGACTTGAAACCTCCCACACCAGCCTCCACTCCTCACACCCAGATGCCCCCCATGCCAACTGGGCCCAG GAGCAGCGTTAACCTCCAGGACCCCTTCTCTGAAGGAAACGACCCCGCTTTTCCCAGAAAGAACATGACGCCAAACTCTGCCTACCAGTCTGGCATGAGTACGCCAGACATGCAGGGGCGCACCAACTACGAATCCAACAAGGATCCTTTCAGTAACATGAGGAAAG tCGGGGAGCAGTTTCTACCTGCTAACCAGGGTCCGAACAGTGGGATGGTGgaccagcaacagcagcagccaccgccaccaccaccacaacaacaacaacaacaacaacaacaacaacagcagcagcaacaacaacagcagcagcagcccccaCCTCCGTTCAACAGGGGACAGCCCGGAGTCATGGGCTCGATGCCAATGGGACCCAGACAGCAGTACCCTTTTGGAGCAGGCTATGATAGGAG ATCAGAGCAAGGAATAGGACCAGAGGGCAACATGGGATCTGCTGCTCCTCAGCCAAACCCGATGATGTCTGCCAATGCTGACACCGGGATGTATTCGCCAAATCGCTTCCCCCCACAGCCGCCACG GCATGATTCCTATGGTAATCAGTATCCTGGACAGGGAACACCCCCTACTGGCTCCTACCCAAATCAGCAGCCTGGAATGTACCCTCAACAGCAACAG AGTTACAAGCGTCCTGTGGAGGGGGGCTACCCTCCATCAAAGCGCCATGAAGCAGACTACTGCGGACCCTTCCAGGCTGgacagcagcagccacagcaACAGCCAGGAGGAGCCTCTGCGCCCCCTTCAGGACAGCAGGAGACGTACAATCAGTACAGCAGCAGTGGGCCCTACCCCAGCTCTGAACGCCGTCCACCGGGGCCGGGGGGTCAGTTCCCCTTTCCCTTTGGTCGTGAGAGGATGCAGGGAGCGACAGGGCCCAATGCTCAGCCCAATATGCCCCCTCAGATGATTCCGTCTGGTCCTGAGGGACCCCAAGGAGGCATGTGGCAGGGGCCCCGAGACATGAACTATCAGAATTACTCCAGCAGACAGGGTGGTCCTGGGGGTCCTCCCCAGGGGCCCGGTTACCCGGGCATGAACCGCTCAGACGAGATGATGCCTTCAGAACAGCGCATGAATCACGACGGCCAGTGGGGGGGTCAAATGGGACCCCGGCAGCCCCCTTACGGTCCAGCAGGACCCGGACAACCGATGTCTCGTTCGGTGCAGTCCAGCTACCAGCCTCCTCAGGGTGTGCAAAACCACATTCCACAGGTGTCCAGCCCGGCCTCCATGCCCCGCCCCATGGAGAGCAGGACATCACCAAGCAAATCTCCCTATATGCACGGAGTAATGAAGATGCAGAAAGCTGGCCCCCCTGTGCCTGCGTCTCACATAGTGCCCCCTCCAGTGCAGTCGCCTCTAATAAGGCGGGACATGCCTTTTCCACCGGGCTCCATAGAAGCTACTCATCCTGTCCTGAAGCCACGTCGGAGACTCACCGTCAAGGATATTG GAACACCAGAGGCCTGGAGAGTTATGATGTCATTAAAATCTGGTTTACTGGGTGAGAGTACCTGGGCTTTGGATACCATCAACATTCTTCTGTATGATGACAACAGTATTTCAACCTTTGATCTGAACACG TTACCTGGTCTACTGGAGTTGGTGGTTGAGTATTTCAGGCGCTGCCTCATCGAGATCTTTGGGATTCTGCGGGAGTATGAAGTGGGAGACCCTGGCCAGAGAACGCTACTTGATCCTGACGCCTTGAATCAAGATTTGGGAAGCACAGACGAAGAGGAACCGAAGGCGGAGGACATAgagcaagaggaagaagaggacgaggaagaggaggaccagGAAACCGAGAGGTCACCTCAtataaaagaggaggaggagcaagagCAGTGCTCTGGGTCTCAGGATCAAGATGGGAAGGCCGAGAATGAGGAGAGGAAAAGCAAGGTTACTTCAAGTGAACACCCCGGCTCGTTGCAATCCTTAGCTGTAGATGAGAGACCCAAACAGGCCAGCAAATTTGACAAATTTCCCCTGAAGTTGGTACGAAAGAAAGACCCATTTGTGGCTAGCCAGTCCAATAACCATGGTAAACTACAAGAGTTTGACAGCGGGTTACTTCACTGGAgcgctggaggaggagactCAACAGAACACATCCAGGCTCACTTTGAACCACGCAGAGACTTCTTGATGCGAAGAGAAAGAATACCCGTGCCCCCACTTTTACTTAGGCGACGAGTCCAAGAAGAAAAGTCGCAGGAGCATTGTTTAGCCAccgaggaggagaagaggaagcatTGCGATGAAGAAGAACAGCCCAAAGAGAGATCTTCCCCAGAGAAAGCAGAATATGTACAAAAGGCCAGGCCCTTGCTCCCAtgtgaggaggaaagaaaaatggtgtctgacacaaaaacaattgAGAAAGGTGGTAAAACTCACCAGGACAATAATAGACCCATTCTTTCCTCCGGGGGTTTATTGAGCCAGAAGGCTCGGCAGACTGGCACCATCTTGGAGGATGAGCCCCACAGTAAAGATGAGGGGCCTCTCATTGCACTGGCTAACTGGCAGGATTCTTTAGCTCGCCGCTGTATTTGTATCTCCAATATTGTCCGCAGTCTCTCTTTTGTGCCAGGCAACGATCACGAGATGTCCAAACATCcggggctgctgctgctactgggACGCCTGATCCTGCTCCACCACAGGCACCCGGAGCGCAAACAGGCTCCACTCACCTATGAGAAGGATGAGGATTCAGATGAGGGAGTGGGCCAAAGGGATGAGTGGTGGTGGGACTGCTTGGGGCTCCTGAGGGAGAACACATTGGTCACATTGGCCAACATCTCAGGCAAACTTGACCTCTCTATCTACCCTGAGAGTATCTGCTTGCCTCTGCTAGACGGTCTTCTTCACTGGGCGGTTTGTCCTTCAGCAGAGGCTCAGGACCCCTTCCCTACCCTGGGACCTCATAGTGCTTTGTCGCCTCAGAGACTGGTCCTCGAGACACTGAGCAAACTGAGCATCCAAGACAACAACGTGGACCTCATCTTGGCCACTCCACCATTTGGCCGTTTGGAGAAACTGTACGGGAACCTGGTGCGGCTAATCGGAGACAGGAAGATCGCAGTCTGCAGAGAGATGGCGGTGGTCCTGCTAGCCAACTTGGCCCAAGGTGATAGTACTGCTGCCCGTGCAATTGCTGTTCAGAAGGGCAGTGTTGGCAACTTGCTAGGATTTCTGGAGGATAGTCTGGCTGCCACACAGCTCCAGCAGAGTCAGAGCACTCTCCTGCACCTACAGGGGATGCACTACGAGTCCACGAGCCCGGACATGATGCGGCGAGCCGCTCGGGCGCTGCATGCCTTAGCAAAGGTGGAGGAGAACCACTTGGAGTTCACACTACACGAGTCACGGCTCCTTGACCTTTCAGTGTCACCGTTAATGAACTCGCTTGTTTCTCATGTAATCTGTGATGTACTCTTTTTGATTGGCCAGTCATGA